gttatagcctaaattgaataaagatattttgactttgactttaaataagtaggtatctgATGTGAGTCCATCATATAATTGACAGAGATGCACGTACTACTTAGACGATGTACTACTTATTTGACTTTACGTAATCCATTACATCTtgcagttgaattgaatttccGGGGTTTTACTAAATACATCTTGGTTTTCATCgacgttgcattaaaacaaGCAAGCCAAATTCAATGACTCGAAACCCAGCTGTTGCAATCCCGCAGGAATATGAGGATAAAattagcgtatgtgttattccagagttCCAGCTATCTTTTCACcgaattttatccaaatccgtcgacccattttagcgtgaaggccTAATAGATACATTTGTAGAACACATGTCTATTTTAATTCAAAACCCACCCTCCTCTAGTTATActtaacataaataaacattatgtCGCACAGAATCAACTATCACAAGCTAGgccttacaaaaaaatataaattaaacagaTACCCAGTACGCCGAACACACTTTCATACAAATAGCTATTTATTATATCCAGTATTTCCAGACCAATACAACTTCGAAAGCTTcaaaaaacaaacctaaccttcTCAAAAGGCCGACAACGTCCATCCATAATTTAACTAATGTTATTGGTGTCCATGGATGGCAGTGATTGTTTTCCATCAGGTAACCCGCCTGCTGGTTTATCCCCTATcgtgtataaaaaaatctatttaccaCTATCCCGTTGTACAACGTTTTATTACCTCGAGGCGATTACCAGTTATCTTCACCTCCGGTTGCATACCATACGGTCATTTTTTGTCAAACCATGTTTTGTAACTGTTACGCGTGGACAGGTGTTCTACTAACGAGGCAAGTCAGGATCCATTCATATGCAGTTCTATGCGCGTTTCTTGCCGGATGTTTTGTCAGCAACACCAATTATTGATGTTCTTTGTTTAAATAGTGCTATTTCGTTACAGTAGTTGTTTCCTGAAATAGTTAAGGTAAACCATGATTCATTGGACACTACTATTTTATTGAAAAGGATATAGTGAAGGGCCTATCCATTTGTGAGTTTGTCTATATTTTAACCTATGTCATGACGTAAAAAtaacgtaatcttgcacacaagatgatgtttttatttaaacttccgtgtgacatgtagtaacaaagtagcattaataaAGTAACCAAATAAtcctaaataaatcaatggaattcagtgaataaaataaatttcatatcgtttaataaagaggttgataaatgatgtgattatttttttatgaaaatcaaaaatactatttgaaatcatcctataggTGGTTTGACGCCAactgcactttttgtccgacccctggtcaTCGCGTTTATTATGCCGATATAGATGTAACTAAAAAAAGTATCAtgcacttaataaaaaaattgcaatacTCCCTGGAAGTAgtttgctttttattttgtgacgctatcatatgttttttttgcagCGTCGTTTTGTGAATTGAGACTTTAATTGGCCTTAGGCATCAAGCCCTATGTCTTAGTTTACTACATATTCGTATCAATCCATACCAAAAAATGAGTGGTACTCGATTTGTAAGATTAGATCTTAGAAAACCTACAAAACAAACGAAAGTTCctagttttataaaagcttgtaaaacttGATGCGGGATGTGAGTAAGTGTCGTGTTATAATTTTAAACGCGTGTCTACGTCTATTTATGTTGCAATTGCCACTTATCGGCTTATATGGAAAGACTTAAGAGGACTACTACAGCTTGCAAAataataggtataataaatgtaataaatacaaTCAATGACATATTtccgtaaatatttttaatctttgtgtaaataatattgttttaaaacaagTCTTATCTGAAGATTGATTCATCAAGATCCAGCTCAAAACCTTAGACCTAGAAATCTAAAATTgtgcataaattattttttatgatgtacctacctaatcaaataataataatgtttttttttttaaaaatatggtttAACGAGTTAGGTCGTACGTTCCAAGAAGTATGTAATCAATATAAAAGTTTAGGTTTTAtacagttaattttatttgtcaaaatataatgttttaagttTTCGCGATTCTCCGTCATaggtaactaaaatattttgggaactAAATCACCAATACTACCTATTTACTGCATTATACAATCAagtgtaatttataatttatttagagTTGGAATTAATTATCTGGATGTTTTGATCATTATTGCATCGGCCGTTATCAGCAAcaacattcattcatttcatttaacaAGTAAATTTTGACTGGCAATTCATGTTCAATTTTGACTGttataatgtaaatataaacTTACATAATTTGGATTAAGTTCATTACATTCAAGCACTTGATACTATATAAAAGTGTTAAAGGTCAAAATACTTTCATTTAAAAAGTAGTACTATACGTTAATACGAAATGCCTTTCAAAAGTGGAGCTACCTGCATTCCTTTGAatgtagcacttgtaatttataattgaataaaaactCAGACTTGATAATTCTGTTAGTAGTTTAGGTCATTGGTATGTTTGATATTTCAAAACTGTGTTTGATATCTGATATCTCTAATTAAGATATTAATATAAGATTATAGGTACTATACTTCTAAAGGAGGCTTCTCTAGGGCTTTTCTCGTGACGTTCATAAATTATCCATGGTATTAAAttcatgaaataaaagaaaataattatcgTTCTAAACATGTCAAAACAGATTTGCTATCTCTATCTATCAGCGTCGCTCACTCCACCCAAGAAACCTAGTATTATGCGGAAAACATTCAGAAAGTGCATAGAGACCGacacttattgtttttttttcgacgcCAACATCATAGTTTGTGTCGTtgtccatttttagggttccgtaactgaAGGATGACAAATGGAACCCATACaagaaaaaatgttttcgtTCTATCTCCGTAGCGTTTAAGCATACAAATCTCAAACTTGGAATGATATTACAAATATATGTAGGCCTAACTACGCGCTACAGTCCGAAAATGCATTTCACCAATTGACAGGTCGTATTCAGTTATTTTTGAGCATATAAGCAGTTCCAATGTTTATGATGgcagatacctacttaattctATGCTTCTATCATATTGCGAGTATCAGTTCTATATTCAAATAGCCTCAATTTGGAACTTAGTCAACCTTAGTCAACGcaactattaaaataattgcGCTGAATATTTATGTCGATAAATTATAGCAAGACTACTCTGAGTCATAATTTTAGGGTGTACGTAATAGAACGTGCTGCTTTAAGGACCAACGGATTTATTGCATCGTTTTAGAATAACGCGTTGATAATAAATAGTACAatatgtcttaagggcggtaaataaggaattaggaacgagagtctattaggagcccgaagtcaaagactgagggcttCTAATGAGTTGATattcgtaattccagtaccgcccgTTTTTACCAAAATTGTTTAGATATACGGCTGGCATGCAGCTCGGAGGCAGCGCCACGCCAGTACCTTGCCGCCGCCACCTTCACCTGCAACAGCTCGCTTGAGGTGCATGTGGGCCTCCGTGAGCAGCAACAGCGCACCTAGCAGCAGTACACGCAACAGCTCATAACGCCCTTAGGCGGTATACGCTAAAAAAGGCCCACATGCAGCCCACGTGCACATGTTGGGTTTTATTCAGGGGGTTGCAACCGAGTTATCCTGCTTGTTACGTCActgcttacgagcaagtgtgatgaaaaatgtttacaaGACCAAGAATACCTAAGAAGTTTTTTAATACAGTTACTTTATACGAGTATACATATAAATcttcaccaacgagatgaatggatgacctggttaaagctacgggttcacggtggttacaagccgctgccaactgaagcaactggaggtctatgggggaggcctatgtccaacagtggatgtcctacggctgagatgatggtgatgacgcAAACAAGTGTAGCAGACTAAATCTAGCAGTCGTTGTGACTTTGCTGCCTTTTGTGATAATACTTCCTGTAGAAGTATATGTCTTTCAACAGCTGTTAGTGTAATTGTCTAAGATCTGTACGACTAGAGGACAAATCGGGAGACAAATCTACAGTTTCAACGACGCGTGGCGTTTAGTTTGTTCCACTTGTGCTCTAGTCTTGCCGCCTTTCACCAAAGTTCCCTACCCTCTAATTATTACATTAAATCGAATGATCAAGACAATCGTTCATTAAAATCTTAAGTGAGCGATATCAATCTGTAATTAAGTCACTGGACTTTTTTTAcctcaatcataatttgatggGTTATGCCAGTTGATTGAAAGCATGTCTAATCTTATTCAGTTCACTTTATTACATAGTTGGTTTGTTAcatactatttttaaccccaacTGAAAAAAACGGCGTTATAAGTTGTGTGTCCGTGTTGTGTGTCCGTGTACAATCTGTCTGTGCAATCCCAGCTCCTAAATGGATGAAGtgattttgattgtttttttatggtttttttgacagctatctacatacaggTCACATTTTTCAAGTAAATTCTTAATAGATGTTCGCGTGTAGATTTGAtaactattgtatttttatcGATTCAATGTGTGATAGAGCCAAGGGGTTTTTAAAGTCcacgttaaatatttattcagttTTATAGATTGTACGAGTACTTATAAGACTAATACTAGCAAAGAATATGGATTTTTGTGATCTGCATTAAAGTCTTATAGCTTACAAAGCTCTCTAATATTAAGTTAACACtaagtttgccatccagttgaataaaaaaaaaagttaagaaaaCAATGAATGCAATGGATGCTCTTacatatttatcaaaaaatgcaaaaaaacataatatcgATCTATCTGACCACGCGTCGATTTTAAATGCAAGTGTTGAACCATTCGATATTGATTAATTATCTTTCAACAGCTCGATAAATTCCTTTACCTTTAACTGGAGCAAAAACTGAAACTGTAGTGGAATACACTCCTGCGCATTGCGACAATGCCGGCCATGTCATGGCCGCGCCCACCGGTGAATGGCCAGTGCAGGGTTACTATAcgctttttaatatatttatttttatatcataaaAATGCTCGTAAAGGTTTCATAGCTTAAACGTGCTGTTTTTTTAAAGGGACCCATTATTTATTCCTTCATAATACTGCCTTGTTAAGGCAGCTCAAAACGCTCAAAAGGCAAactcaaaaacatttttgttatctctatgtaaaataaaaatgtttttgagttTCTTGTACAGTCACGTCCTACTGGCCTTAGGAATAGAGCCGTATCAAAAAATGTATAGAAGCTTTTTGTGTCAGATTGGTGTCAgattatgtaataaaaaatatcggtAAGAAATTTGGAAACAAAGGAAATAGACTAGAGTTTCGGATGTTGGAAGAAGGATACCTAGAGTCAAGTGGAGATGCTGGGACACTCGAAAAGATGGGTCGACGATTTATATTCCGAGGTGTTTAGACCATGTGGATCACCAGATCTGATGTGGATGAGACCAGACAAAGCTGTATGAAAGTTAGGAGACCTGTGTATTCGGCCGGAAGTAACTATTAACTCATTTCaattattgattaaaatatttcaGGGATCATACTAATGTTGATAACTGTATGTgttggtgaaataaataaattaaaaaaacaaatatttttagtttagtttgttCAAACTGGGGTTCAAactgagtttttcagaatttatgtgtgaaattacacttgaaatttaccatagCCTAAATATTAagtgatgtgtgtgaagttcccaattcacaCTGGACCCGCATGTAGACTACAGCACAAGCTTTTTCATcgtaagaggaggcctgtggcctgCAGTAGGACGTAATATACTGAGGTAAAGCTTTTGTTAGTTTAACattcatttgttattttttatataacatgacttgaagcaattcaatggtgcgtgtgaggttcccaatccgcactgggtccgcgtgggaactatgcccaaggcctcttgttctgagaggaggcctgtgcccagcagtgggatgtataggctgggatgataataacttgactgtattttttttaatgtatgaacgtagctatttcataaatttaagaagaaaaaaagaagTCTTATCCCGTGAAAAatcttgtgtctctgtcaacccTAAGCTGGCGTGCGTGCGCGACGTGAATACGTAACCGTTAAGAACGACGTAAACGTCAACTCGATCACTTtcttatttttagttaattccACAATTACGTTTAGTAATTAAGGTCGACAAAGGTTGAAGCAATTTCGACGGCGATAACCTTTGGCTGTCAAATTTAAAAGCGAATGAAAAGATACTTTCATCTCGGACGCACGTCCGGTTTCAAAATGTCTACATGAATTTGGTTTTAAACTTAAGTATCTTAGTAAAAGTAAATTGATAAAGTTCGTACAAATTTTTAAATCGTTTGAAATCATTGTTAATATTCTGTTTGCTTTTTTCGTTTTACATCGTACCTAAATTAAATCGTACAGAGAAACAGGGCGTACCGCTCGCaggtatttcataaaaaaaacaacaacaaagacTCACGAACAAATAAACATGAACGTAACAAATGTTATAACTCACGTTATAGATTAATTGTATGTCTGAGTTGTACAAACGTATTGATGCCTCACGTAACCAATACTCCATTAATCACTACTACAGCTGTAAAATTAATCACAGGCCATTACAGGTGTTACTTACGTTGTTATTGCTACCTGTCATTTTCTATTCAAAagaacgaaaacaaaaaaaaaactagttctCTGTGTATGCGCGAAAAAGTTTCTCGGATGCATAAgccaattttttattcaaacccgatttaaacatataaatattcAAGTAGAGTGATCGGGATTACCCTTTACATTTTACCTTTATATTTATCCTTtaaatttcacttttactttGTTGGTAAAAGCACCCGATAAACTTTTTCCTTCTTGAAAAATCTCAGATTTCGTTGAACAAAGGTtctattaataaaacataaaatatgtatgtattgtgtTGGAGTTTCACGAgtacctttctttctttttgtaataataattataaaacaaacaatgaTCAATAAGGTATAACTGAATCAGGTTGATTCATAAGTTTAAAATAACCCAACGTCCTTGCGACGTAATAGCTTCCACTCGCTCGTTGCCAAGGCATTGGCACTTTCGCTATCATTGAAGATTGCTTGCGCAAGCGCCAGCATAACTGATACAGTTCGCCAAAATCATTAGTAACGCGTACACGGCATTGTTTAGAGAAACATTCGAGaaagtatatattttaattttaaaaccattaatttTCTTACGGCGATAATAATGCTACCAATATTCTCGATTTTGTTCATGAACATGATCAGCATGGTAACCAGCACAACAGAATATCGAGCAAATGTTAATTCCGAATTGCATACGAATCCGTTCCATCGTTTAAACGTAAAAGagcaacacacacaaacacacacacaaaatttcgacagcacaaaaaaaaagtagaaaattatgtgtgtgtttgtatgtaacTCAACCTAACGATTACTTTAGTTTAactcttataataaaaatagaagtaTTTACCTTTAGGTTATAAATAAACTGTGCCAGTAGGAAATAAAATCTTGGTTTGGTTGTTATATTCAAGTTCCGCTTGTATTAAATGCGTAAAGTAGAAGAGAGGTTATAAATCATTTCGAATAAAATTTcccgtttaaataaaataacgattATATCTACAAGGAAAGCGTTATATATTTAAACTGTTTTTACTTTAGgcttgtacaaaaaaaatgaaaattttacgtACTCGAATTGCTGAAAATTTTGACAAAGCTAGATTTTTATCGAAAGTGTCATATCAGAATTTGTAGTTTTAAAggtaatcatatttttttattgatttcacACGAATCTAAAAATACCATTCGAATttaaagagaccagcgctgggaatcgaacccaggtccaggtCAGGTAGATTTTTATATCTTTGTGTTCCGGAAAAAAGTGTCATATCAGAATTTGTAGTTTTTCAAggtaatcatatttttttattgatttcacACGAATCTAAAAATACTGATTAAAACATTCgcaaaatatacattatattaaaacatatttttaatgtaatttaattgctttattgaaataaaaggttcgttttaaattcattttcattttatttgggTCTTTACACCGATATTCTAAAATGGGCTGTAACCTAGAATTATGATACAAAGTAATATCGTATTTTTTGTGTCATGGTTTTTCAAAGTTCGTTAagaaactttatatttttatacaaaactaatgAAAAATATACTGTTTAGGCAAGTGTTACTCTTATaggtttttcatattttattaaatagtacatCAGCGACCTAGCTGAGCTTGAAAACCAGCAAATTTAAACGAAACCATTAGTGCTGtgtccgagatccccgaaataaataaaaacatatacaaGATGTGATCCAAATGCAACTATAAAGTTAGGTACTCATAAAGCATAtcatagattattttttatttttccaatttACTctcgaaaaataaataatctacacatccttatttttttgttattcatgttaatttaaaagtaaattaaatatcaagAATGTCTAATAGATTAATAACCGGAGGCCGTcgtttcttaataattttgcGAATAACTTTTTTCTCGCCTTTTTTTGGTACATGGTATTGGTCGTCATCATCTTCGTCATCATCAGAGTAATGTGGACGCCcgtaatcttcttcttcttcttgcctATAATCGTCTGTTATTCTCGGCGGTTTCCTAAATTTCTTCTTTGGCACTAATATATAGTCATCTAAGTTATCGTAACTGAAATCTGGTGACTTTACtggtctattttttttcttaggcCGTGTAGGTATATGGTCTGGGTAATATTTGTCTGCAGATGGAATATCAGGTACGTAAGGATTGTGATCATTTTGAAAAGTAGGCCGACCCTTGTGTTTGTTAGCTAATTGTCTGATTTCTGATTCTGTGTACTCTGTGAACTTACCAGGCAACGAACCGTAATTATAAGGACTTATTTTCTCGGGCTCAAAATTGGAAGGTGAGTTATTTATATCAAAACCATACGCTGTAGTTGGGTAAGGTTTGTGGTCATTATATTTGTTCCTTAAATTCAGCTCTACCAAATTTGCGTAAAGATTGTTAGTttctttattatgttttgttttgcaatttggATCGTAATTAATTCCTTGGTGACTATGGGGCTCGTTTCCAGCCTCGTCAAGTGGGTGTTTTATAGTAATACTATGAGTGAAATCACTAGGC
This Choristoneura fumiferana chromosome 12, NRCan_CFum_1, whole genome shotgun sequence DNA region includes the following protein-coding sequences:
- the LOC141433447 gene encoding uncharacterized protein, whose protein sequence is MMAKVFTLALLANFLILTSQEETEIADEVKQNPNQENPSYSFSYGVSDASTGDVKSAWETKNGDTVTGHYTVVEPDGSIRSVEYSAGPETGFQATVNNDGEPAQKTGRSMFEEKSHRDYEKFYDYSEDNEEEDSYVPTGRKKSKHPFDSLFKDYSLMKRPKHPMDLEPSDFTHSITIKHPLDEAGNEPHSHQGINYDPNCKTKHNKETNNLYANLVELNLRNKYNDHKPYPTTAYGFDINNSPSNFEPEKISPYNYGSLPGKFTEYTESEIRQLANKHKGRPTFQNDHNPYVPDIPSADKYYPDHIPTRPKKKNRPVKSPDFSYDNLDDYILVPKKKFRKPPRITDDYRQEEEEDYGRPHYSDDDEDDDDQYHVPKKGEKKVIRKIIKKRRPPVINLLDILDI